A window of Rhododendron vialii isolate Sample 1 chromosome 13a, ASM3025357v1 contains these coding sequences:
- the LOC131314147 gene encoding uncharacterized protein LOC131314147 produces the protein MVVDGIFVVEQSGKDISKGILAQRARRERERIFKQTTERFNLSETGILELMGETNMPYMFPRYLSTCKKSKLYVNHSIRTDGIPEWFAKDENAQKSVTWNRTHGFSLPQALIISNARRIRINQFAFRTNVNYYRFIGRIEKIYVEHLWIDLCNTCYNQVDNQYGWFMCKHCGREDVQTVTRYNAKMVVKDSTGSMELFVKDTKAEFILQCVPSYLKKLMLKDNGAQMLKDYISQFNECPYVFIIPAPKFGCVDHCAPVVTFVLKVDWSEECWHIFKGKSRTGKETLDSS, from the exons ATGGTGGTTGatggtatttttgttgtt GAACAATCCGGTAAAGATATATCAAAAGGAATACTAGCGCAACGTGCCCGACGAGAACGAGAACGTATTTTTAAGCAAACCACTGAAAG ATTCAACCTCTCCGAGACGGGAATATTAGAGCTGATGGGCGAGACCAACATGCCGTACATGTTCCCGAG GTACCTTAGCACTTGCAAGAAAAGCAAATTATACGTTAACCACTCAATTCGTACAGACGGGATTCCTGAATG GTTTGCAAAAGATGAAAATGCACAAAAGTCGGTAACATGGAACCGCACACATGGATTTTCGCTCCCACAGGCATTAATAATTTCAAATGCCAGGAGAATTCGAATAAACCAATTTGCGTTTCGGACCAAT GTAAACTATTATCGCTTTATTGGCcgcattgaaaaaatatatgttgaacaTCTATGGATTGATTTATGCAATACATGCTATAACCAAGTTGACAATCAGTACGGCTGGTTTATGTGTAAACATTGTGGCAGAGAAGATGTGCAGACTGTAACCAG GTATAATGCAAAGATGGTTGTAAAAGACTCCACTGGCTCAATGGAACTCTTCGTAAAGGACACGAAGGCAGAATTCATCTTACAATGTGTCCCTTCATATCTGAAGAAATTAATGTTAAAG GATAATGGGGCGCAAATGCTCAAAGACTACATTTCTCAATTTAATGAATGTCCATACGTGTTTATTATTCCTGCTCCAAAGTTTGGATGCGTTGACCATTGTGCTCCCGTGGTGACTTTTGTATTAAAAGTTGATTGGTCAGAAGAGTGTTGGCATATTTTCAAAG GGAAATCGAGAACTGGCAAAGAGACATTGGATTCATCGTGA
- the LOC131314903 gene encoding casein kinase 1-like protein HD16 isoform X1 yields the protein MPELRSGPDRGRGAPVDQRRRRKPVPLVGNYVKTRAAVAKEAAEAKAAAAAAGRKRGGARARAKKKSEEEEKVIVILEDKEEKGREGLIEERENLVEERERMADESGGSSANKVTGKEEEGTTPPFPDKVQVGGSPMYKVDRKLGKGGFGQVFVGRRVSGGNGRSGDPGAAEVALKFEHRNSKGCNYGPPYEWQVYNTLGGSHGVPRVHYKGKQGDYYVMVMDMLGPSLWDVWNSSGQSMSSDMVACIAVESLSILEKMHSRGYVHGDVKPENFLLGQPSTLQAKKLFLVDLGLATKWRESSSGQHIDYDQRPDMFRGTVRYASAHAHLGRTASRRDDLESLAYTLIFLHRGRLPWQGYQGDNKSFLVCKKKMSTSPEVMCSLCPAPLKQFLEVVVNMKFDEEPNYSKLISLFEGLIGPNPAIRPINTDGAQKIICQVGQKRSRLNVEQEEDGVPTKKVRLGVPATQWISIYNARQPMKQRYHYNVADARLAQHVERGNADGLFITCVASCSNLWALIMDARTGFTNQVYELSPFFLHKEWIMEQWEKNFYISSIAGANNGSSLVVMSKGMQFTQQSYKVSDSFPFKWINKKWKEGFYVTSMATSGSRWAVVMSRNAGFSNQVVELDFLYPSEGIHKRWDNGYRITSTAATCDQTALILSVPRRKCTDETQETLRTSQFPSTHVKEKWAKNLYLACVCYGRTVS from the exons ATGCCTGAGCTTCGGAGTGGACCAGACCGAGGCCGCGGTGCTCCGGTAGACCAGCGACGGCGTCGGAAACCCGTGCCTTTGGTCGGGAATTACGTCAAGACTAGGGCGGCGGTAGCGAAGGAAGCGGCCGAAGCTAAGGCTGCTGCGGCGGCGGCTGGCAGGAAGCGCGGAGGGGCAAGGGCGAGGGCGAAGAAGAAgagcgaggaggaggagaaggtgaTTGTGATTTTGGAGGATAAGGAGGAAAAAGGAAGGGAGGGTTtgattgaggagagagagaacttggttgaggagagagagaggatggcgGATGAGAGTGGTGGTTCGAGTGCTAATAAGGTTACTGGGAAGGAAGAAGAGGGTACCACTCCCCCTTTCCCTGACAAG GTTCAAGTAGGAGGATCTCCAATGTACAAAGTTGATAGGAAGTTGGGTAAAGGTGGGTTTGGTCAGGTATTTGTTGGTCGCCGTGTTTCCGGTGGAAATGGGCGGAGCGGCGACCCTGGGGCTGCGGAG GTCGCTCTGAAATTTGAGCATAGAAATAGCAAGGGGTGTAACTACGGTCCTCCATATGAGTGGCAAGTGTACAA TACTCTTGGTGGTAGTCATGGAGTGCCTAGAGTACATTATAAAGGAAAGCAAGGAGACTATTACGTAATG GTTATGGACATGCTAGGGCCTAGCTTATGGGATGTATGGAATTCATCAGGACAATC GATGTCGTCTGATATGGTGGCATGCATTGCAGTTGAGTCATTATCGATCCTAGAGAAGATGCACTCTCGGGG TTATGTGCACGGAGATGTAAAGCCAGAAAACTTTTTACTTGGTCAGCCATCTACACTGCAAGCGAAGAAGTTGTTTCTCGTTGACCTCGGGTTAG CAACAAAGTGGAGAGAAAGCTCAAGCGGGCAGCATATTGATTATGACCAACGTCCTGATATGTTCAG AGGAACCGTCCGATATGCTAGTGCTCATGCTCATTTGGGTAGAACTGCCAGTAGAAGAGATGATCTAGAATCTCTTGCATATACACTCATATTTCTTCACCGGGGCAGACTTCCATGGCAAGGGTATCAG GGGGATAACAAATCATTCCTAGTTTGCAAGAAAAAGATGTCAACGTCTCCTGAAGTGATGTGCTCCCTCTGTCCTGCTCCACTAAAACAATTTCTTGAGGTTGTGGTGAACATGAAATTTGACGAAGAGCCAAACTATTCCAAGCTGATCTCTCTGTTCGAGGGACTGATTGGACCAAATCCTGCTATAAGGCCAATAAACACTGATGGTGCTCAAAAG ATTATATGTCAAGTTGGTCAAAAGCGAAGTAGATTGAATGTTGAGCAGGAAGAGGATGGGGTGCCTACGAAGAAGGTTCGTTTAGGGGTTCCAGCAACGCAATGGATTTCAATTTACAATGCAAGACAACCTATGAAACAGAG GTACCATTACAATGTGGCAGATGCAAGACTGGCCCAACATGTGGAGAGAGGAAATGCAGATGGTCTATTCATTACTTGTGTAGCATCTTGTTCCAATTTATGGGCACTTATTATGGATGCTCGAACTGGTTTTACAAACCAAGTGTATGAGCTGTCGCCTTTCTTCTTACACAAG gaATGGATCATGGAACAGTGGGAGAAGAACTTTTACATAAGCTCTATCGCTGGTGCTAACAATGGAAGTTCCCTTGTGGTGATGTCCAAAG GCATGCAATTCACGCAACAGTCTTATAAAGTAAGTGACTCTTTTCCCTTCAAGTGGATAAACAAGAAGTGGAAAGAAGGGTTTTATGTGACATCCATGGCAACTTCTGGTAGCCGATGGGCTGTCGTCATGTCTCGCAATGCTGGCTTCAGTAATCAG GTGGTTGAGCTTGATTTTCTCTATCCAAGTGAGGGCATCCACAAACGTTGGGATAATGGTTACCGGATTACATCAACAGCTGCTACTTGCGATCAAACTGCTCTTATCTTGAGTGTGCCCAGGCGTAAATGCACTGATGAAACGCAGGAGACTTTGCGTACATCTCAGTTTCCAAGCACACATGTTAAG
- the LOC131314903 gene encoding casein kinase 1-like protein HD16 isoform X2 has protein sequence MPELRSGPDRGRGAPVDQRRRRKPVPLVGNYVKTRAAVAKEAAEAKAAAAAAGRKRGGARARAKKKSEEEEKVIVILEDKEEKGREGLIEERENLVEERERMADESGGSSANKVTGKEEEGTTPPFPDKVQVGGSPMYKVDRKLGKGGFGQVFVGRRVSGGNGRSGDPGAAEVMDMLGPSLWDVWNSSGQSMSSDMVACIAVESLSILEKMHSRGYVHGDVKPENFLLGQPSTLQAKKLFLVDLGLATKWRESSSGQHIDYDQRPDMFRGTVRYASAHAHLGRTASRRDDLESLAYTLIFLHRGRLPWQGYQGDNKSFLVCKKKMSTSPEVMCSLCPAPLKQFLEVVVNMKFDEEPNYSKLISLFEGLIGPNPAIRPINTDGAQKIICQVGQKRSRLNVEQEEDGVPTKKVRLGVPATQWISIYNARQPMKQRYHYNVADARLAQHVERGNADGLFITCVASCSNLWALIMDARTGFTNQVYELSPFFLHKEWIMEQWEKNFYISSIAGANNGSSLVVMSKGMQFTQQSYKVSDSFPFKWINKKWKEGFYVTSMATSGSRWAVVMSRNAGFSNQVVELDFLYPSEGIHKRWDNGYRITSTAATCDQTALILSVPRRKCTDETQETLRTSQFPSTHVKEKWAKNLYLACVCYGRTVS, from the exons ATGCCTGAGCTTCGGAGTGGACCAGACCGAGGCCGCGGTGCTCCGGTAGACCAGCGACGGCGTCGGAAACCCGTGCCTTTGGTCGGGAATTACGTCAAGACTAGGGCGGCGGTAGCGAAGGAAGCGGCCGAAGCTAAGGCTGCTGCGGCGGCGGCTGGCAGGAAGCGCGGAGGGGCAAGGGCGAGGGCGAAGAAGAAgagcgaggaggaggagaaggtgaTTGTGATTTTGGAGGATAAGGAGGAAAAAGGAAGGGAGGGTTtgattgaggagagagagaacttggttgaggagagagagaggatggcgGATGAGAGTGGTGGTTCGAGTGCTAATAAGGTTACTGGGAAGGAAGAAGAGGGTACCACTCCCCCTTTCCCTGACAAG GTTCAAGTAGGAGGATCTCCAATGTACAAAGTTGATAGGAAGTTGGGTAAAGGTGGGTTTGGTCAGGTATTTGTTGGTCGCCGTGTTTCCGGTGGAAATGGGCGGAGCGGCGACCCTGGGGCTGCGGAG GTTATGGACATGCTAGGGCCTAGCTTATGGGATGTATGGAATTCATCAGGACAATC GATGTCGTCTGATATGGTGGCATGCATTGCAGTTGAGTCATTATCGATCCTAGAGAAGATGCACTCTCGGGG TTATGTGCACGGAGATGTAAAGCCAGAAAACTTTTTACTTGGTCAGCCATCTACACTGCAAGCGAAGAAGTTGTTTCTCGTTGACCTCGGGTTAG CAACAAAGTGGAGAGAAAGCTCAAGCGGGCAGCATATTGATTATGACCAACGTCCTGATATGTTCAG AGGAACCGTCCGATATGCTAGTGCTCATGCTCATTTGGGTAGAACTGCCAGTAGAAGAGATGATCTAGAATCTCTTGCATATACACTCATATTTCTTCACCGGGGCAGACTTCCATGGCAAGGGTATCAG GGGGATAACAAATCATTCCTAGTTTGCAAGAAAAAGATGTCAACGTCTCCTGAAGTGATGTGCTCCCTCTGTCCTGCTCCACTAAAACAATTTCTTGAGGTTGTGGTGAACATGAAATTTGACGAAGAGCCAAACTATTCCAAGCTGATCTCTCTGTTCGAGGGACTGATTGGACCAAATCCTGCTATAAGGCCAATAAACACTGATGGTGCTCAAAAG ATTATATGTCAAGTTGGTCAAAAGCGAAGTAGATTGAATGTTGAGCAGGAAGAGGATGGGGTGCCTACGAAGAAGGTTCGTTTAGGGGTTCCAGCAACGCAATGGATTTCAATTTACAATGCAAGACAACCTATGAAACAGAG GTACCATTACAATGTGGCAGATGCAAGACTGGCCCAACATGTGGAGAGAGGAAATGCAGATGGTCTATTCATTACTTGTGTAGCATCTTGTTCCAATTTATGGGCACTTATTATGGATGCTCGAACTGGTTTTACAAACCAAGTGTATGAGCTGTCGCCTTTCTTCTTACACAAG gaATGGATCATGGAACAGTGGGAGAAGAACTTTTACATAAGCTCTATCGCTGGTGCTAACAATGGAAGTTCCCTTGTGGTGATGTCCAAAG GCATGCAATTCACGCAACAGTCTTATAAAGTAAGTGACTCTTTTCCCTTCAAGTGGATAAACAAGAAGTGGAAAGAAGGGTTTTATGTGACATCCATGGCAACTTCTGGTAGCCGATGGGCTGTCGTCATGTCTCGCAATGCTGGCTTCAGTAATCAG GTGGTTGAGCTTGATTTTCTCTATCCAAGTGAGGGCATCCACAAACGTTGGGATAATGGTTACCGGATTACATCAACAGCTGCTACTTGCGATCAAACTGCTCTTATCTTGAGTGTGCCCAGGCGTAAATGCACTGATGAAACGCAGGAGACTTTGCGTACATCTCAGTTTCCAAGCACACATGTTAAG